CATGTGCTCCCAGTATCCCCTAAATCATGTTTCCAGCTGCAGACTGTTGTCAGGGAGTTTCCCCTGGGGGCTAATAGGATAATGGAGAGAAGTGCAGAAACTTCTTTTATCTCTGGCTGGCAGCTTTGTTTCAGAGCTGAAGACAAAGCTACTTTCAGGTCCCACAGCTCTTAACATTCTTCCCAGGAGGAGGTGAATATGGCTGGTTCACACCCTGAAATAACTATTCACATGAATCCTGTCATgttaagaaatttttttttagaaacaatAACATATGATTGACTTAATGAATTTGTGTTTGTGTTAGGGTAGTCTGGAAATATTGTGTATGGGCCACACATTCCCCTCCAGCctgcacatgctcagcagagCAACCCAAAAGATGAGCAACTTTTGAAGTGCAGCCACAGGATTGGTGACTTTGCGGAAGGGCCAAGGGAGGTTAGCATTCTACGTGGGTAGAACAAAGGTTTTTTGAGGATTCCCCCACCTGGATGCTGAGAGGGAGTCTCCTTCACAatttccagccccctccctccgcctTCAATAGCAGCACAATCAGCTTCCAACCATTCTGCTGGTGGTTGCCATGTTACTGACTTTCAAATGTATGTCACAGCAACAGGTTAATGCTGCTTATCTTCTGATGTGCTTCTAGTACATTATCACTGCAGTAATGCTTCAAGCAGTACTTTTTCCTCATGGGTAGTCTGTTAAGGAGGGAGATCATGCTGTTCTTTGGCTCCTCCACTCACCCAAGTAATAGAATTACTTACATTTCTAAAAAAAGGGACATGAAATCCTTTAGCTAAACATTAAAGATGCCCCAGTTATGGCCAACGTAGACTTTAGTATAGACCAGTCATCTACTATGTTAGAACAACACAAGTTAGAATTAGAAATAATGTTACAATTTCACATGCGCTGCATGGAAATCTATGAGAGTGTTTCAGCAGGAGACAAACATGTTTCCTCTTCATCTAACACTACATTCTTCCGTCTGGAGAGAGACAACACTGACTTCATAATTGCCAAAGAAATCCTGACAAGGATACGCAAGGCAAGGAAAGCAAATGGGACTACAATCTGCATGATGTGAAAAATCGCTGTGCTGAACTTACTTAACAAGCAGGTTAGAAAGAAGGCTCCAAGGCTGACACAAGGGTAGAGAGCAAGCTTAGCAAACATAAAAGCATGTTCCTTGCCGCCATACCTAGCCAAAGGATGCAAGGTTTCCCTTTCATGGAACAGAGCTGTAATCCATATAGCAAACTGAAAGATGCTGGCAAAGAAAGTGATTACACAGCTGACCTGAATAGCTTCGATTTCATTGTGAGACTTCTCTGCAAATTCACTGGTCAGCTGGTAACCGAGAGGAAGCCCTCCAATGAAAGCCAATGAAAATGTGTTGAGCAGTCCCATAAATCGAGTTGTTTTTGTTATGTAAAGAAAGAGCGAGTGGTGGACAAACCAGAGAAGACCAGTTGTTACAAAAGAGGCAAAGTAGGCAAGGAAGTTTGGTCCATATTCACTTAAAGCTTCAATGAGGTGGTCATGGAATCTGTCTTTAACTTCTTTGGAATCAGGGACATTGTCTTCACTGTTgagaaaaaagttattttagtTGGCATATTAGTGGTATAATGGTACAATCTGAGAGCAGTAAGCATGTAGTTCCACTGTGGAGAGTAACTATGAATAACATCATAGGCTTCCAGGTTTATTGTGCTTCAGTGATCCCCCAGTTTACAAGTTAAAAAGCAATTCTTATAATTGACTGCTCTGCCAATTCATCCTAGGATCTGAAAGCTTCCTGGATCACGTAATATCAATGACAAAGTTCTCCAGCTGAGCTTCATTATCATTTCTGTTGATGATATAAGAACCAGAACAGAATTCAGCTTCCTAACCCTTTGCCTGACAGAGCCAGCATCTGACTTTCTAAATATGTAGCTAGATCGTCTTTTCCAAACTTCTGAGAATGGAGTATGTGAAGCCTGGTATAATTGCATTAAAGAGGGGTAGGGTTTACTGATTCACACATGGAGAGGCGAGAAGAGTTCTTTGTTAATAGTTTGGTTGTATGATTTGTTTACATTAGGGTAACTAGGATAAGAGGATTGGTGCAATTGTTTGTATAcatcaaaataaaataagtcCATTCTCTTTCAACACCTGACAACGTATGTACCCACATACAGCCCCATGAGGACTTGGAAGAGCccggttcaattccctgcttcgCCACAGACAACCTGCATGACTGTGGGCAAATCATTAGCCTCAGTTCCTAtccgtacaatggggataacagccctgtGCTACTTCACGGGGGGGCCGAGAGGATAAATATATTCAAGACTGTAAAGCCTTTGAGATGTACTGATGAAAAACGCTATGtaagaggtaggtattattattaccatTACATTTATATCAGACAACTCAGGGTGTGTCAGTCAGCACAAAGCCTTACCATATATCCAAAATGAGCAGGGTTGCAACAATAGCATACACGCCATCACTGAACGCCTCCACTCGTTCCTTACTCAAAGGTTCATTGAGGTAAAAAGTGAAGGCCTCTAAGCGATGacgctcctcctcctcttctggaCCTGCCAACCATAATTCAGGAGTTTAGTTTGTGTTCTGTATAAATCAAAACATTCAACAACAAGCTTTACACTAGAACTTCAACACTCTAGTCTGATGCCCCTGCTCTCTAAAATCTCAAACTTGTGGAAGTAACAAGGCACTGCTCAATCTGACAATTCAATCACGCTGCTTTCCACTGCAGCCATCCCTTTCCTGTGGCTTATGTTGCCTGTTTCAATAAGAAGGCCTTCAGGGCACGGGACTCATCTTAGAAGCATCTCACACACTGTAGGTACGAGGTGAACAATGACTCAATGTTAGTGTTTTAGTTTAATATTTTGATAAGTCACAAGACAGAAACCCTGTTACAGCTCAGGAATCTCTAATGGATCTTGGGGCTCCAGTCTGAGTGGAGGACTTCCATTAGTCATTTTCTATTAGCCCTTTCTCTGTCTTTAGAAGATAGAGCTCTAGTGCTACTCCAAATTAGATGGTCCCAGGTGCACTAAATACAGAAGagctactgtcaaggttccttccccactctgaactctagtgttcagatgaggggacctgcatgaaaaaccccctaagcttatttttaccagcttaggttaaaacttccccaaggtacaaactattttaccttttgtccctggactttattgctgccaccaccaagcgtctaacaaatataaccgggaaagagcccacttggaaacgtctttcccccccaaaaatccccccaagccctacaccccctttcctggggaaggcttgataaaaatcctcaccaatttgcataggtgaacacagacccaaacccttggatcttaagaacaatgaaaaagcaatcaggttcttaaaagaagaattttaattgaagaaaaagtaaaagaatcacctctgtaaaatcaagatggtaaataccttacagggtaatcagactcaaaacatagagaatccctctaggcaaaaccttaagttacaaaaagacacaaaaacaggaatatacattctattcagcacaacttattttatcagccatttaaacaaaacagaatctaacacatatctaactagattgcttattaaccctttacaggaattctgacctgcattcctgctctggtcccggcaaaagcaacacacagacagagagaaccctttgtatccccccgccctccagctttgaaagtatctcatctcctcattggtcattttggtcaggtgccagcgaggttatctttagcttcttaaccctttacaggtgaaagggtttttcctctggccaggagggatttaaaggtggttcgccttccctttatatttatgacacgccccccaaatcacagatagggtgaaacgctggctgtgatttcttcgtggagctctaggaaaaaacagagttaataagacacatgcacctctaaatatactaccaagtatataaagactaacaatattttccacatctctaggacaattttaaccagttgtttctgggaaactttcatgggagagtgcatcagccactttgttagaagctcctgagatgtgttggatgtcgaaatcaaaatcttggagagctaaactccaccgaataagttttttgttatttcccgtggcggtatgaagccactgtagcgcagcatggtcggtttgcaggtggaaacgccgtccccaaatgtatggacgtagcttttccagagcgtagacaatggcgtaacattctttttcactgactgaccagttgctttccctctcagacagcttcttgctgagaaacactacagggtggaattcttgatccggtccttcctgcattaaaacttctcccacaccacgctcggacacatctgtggttactaggaacggtttgtcaaagtctggggcccttagcacagggtcagacatgagtgtcgctttaagctggttaaaggccttctgacactcttcggtccactgaacggcatttggctgtttctttttggttaggtctgttagtggggcggcaatttggctgtactgcggtacaaatcgcctgtaatatctggccaagcctaagaaggattggacctgtttctttgactttgggacaggccacttttggatagcatccactttggcctgtagggggctgacagttccttgacccacctggtgtccaaggtaagtcactctgtttaggcctctTTGACACTTCTTACCCTTAACaattagtcctgcctcccttatgtgctcgaagactttttgtagatgttccaggtgttctgcctaggaatccaaaaatatggccacatcatcaaggtaggcaactgcatattctcctaatcccgctaggagaccatctacaagtctttggaaggtagcgggtgcattctgcagcccgaaagggagtacattaaattcatacagcccgacatgtgtggtgaaggctgacctttcctttgcGGATTCagctagcggtacctgccagtaccccatggttaagtccaaggtagagatgaactgggcccgtcccagtttctctaatagttcatctgtgcgtggcattggatagttgtctgggcgagttacagcatttagcttacggtagtccacgcaaaaacatatctgcccatctggtttgggaactagaaccactggagatgcccatgcactgccagaggggcggattacacccatctgtaacatatcctggatctcccgttctatagcagttttagcttaaggagacacccagtaaggttggactttaattgggtgagcattacctgtgtcaatggagtggtatgcctgttatgtcaaggttccttccctactctgaactctagggtacagatgaggggacctgcatgaaaagccccctaagcttattcttaccagcttaggttaaaacttccccaaggtacaaactattttaccttttgtccctggactttattgctgccaccaccaagcgtctaacaaatataaccgggaaagagcccacttggaaacgtctttcccccccaaaaatccccccaagccctacaccccctttcctggggaaggcttgataaaaatcctcaccaatttgcataggtgaacacagacccaaacccttggatcttaagaacaatgaaaaagcaatcaggttcttaaaagaagaattttaattgaagaaaaagtaaagaatcacctctgtaaaatcaggatggtaaataccttacagggtaatcagattcaaaacatagagaatccctctaggcaaaaccttaagttacaaaaagacacaaaaacaggaatatacattctattcagcacaacttattttatcagccatttaaacaaaacagaatctaacgcatatctaactagattgcttattaaccctttacaggtagagttctgacctgcattcctgctctggtcctggcaaaagcaacacacagacagagagaaacctttgtttcctccccccctccagctttgaaagtatcttgtctcctcattggtcattttggtcaggtgccagcgaggttatctttagcttcttaacccttcacaggtgaaagggtttttcctcttgccaggagggatttaaaggtggttagccttcactttatatttatgacagctaccTATATCAAAAAAACACTTCCAGATTCAGAGAAGTAATCA
The sequence above is a segment of the Natator depressus isolate rNatDep1 chromosome 5, rNatDep2.hap1, whole genome shotgun sequence genome. Coding sequences within it:
- the TMEM175 gene encoding endosomal/lysosomal proton channel TMEM175 translates to MSALRPQAEGEAAPGPPRHSGELGSTQASTRLLAYSDALLSIIATVMILPVAHTKIHPDQKLGESIQQLLLMKIAVYLMTFLIVTVAWAAHIRLFQVIELIDDVLALLNLACMMLITFLPYTFSLMASFPGVPFGIFMFSTCAIVIGLIQAVIVAYGFYHPYLLNHQIQMSENQAFYKHHILQIILRGPVLCFLAAVFSFFFIPMSYVLLGLVIFLPHITWFIIWCKNKTGGPEEEEERHRLEAFTFYLNEPLSKERVEAFSDGVYAIVATLLILDICEDNVPDSKEVKDRFHDHLIEALSEYGPNFLAYFASFVTTGLLWFVHHSLFLYITKTTRFMGLLNTFSLAFIGGLPLGYQLTSEFAEKSHNEIEAIQVSCVITFFASIFQFAIWITALFHERETLHPLARYGGKEHAFMFAKLALYPCVSLGAFFLTCLLSKFSTAIFHIMQIVVPFAFLALRILVRISLAIMKSVLSLSRRKNVVLDEEETCLSPAETLS